A portion of the Staphylococcus felis genome contains these proteins:
- a CDS encoding NAD(P)H-dependent oxidoreductase — translation MEHKHQFILDAFNYRFATKRFDANQKITNEDFQTILEAGRLSPSSLGFEPWQFLVIQNKDVRDALKPISWGAQGQLDTASHFILILARKNVRPGNEYVHQLLKDTKQMPEDVIEQMMTRTTAFQGDNLNLYESERALWDWASKQTYIPLANMMTTAAMLGIDSCPIEGFQYQEVAQLLSDKGYFDRSVFEPSVMVAFGYREEDPKREKTRRPQDDVVKWIE, via the coding sequence ATGGAGCATAAACATCAATTCATACTTGATGCATTTAACTATCGCTTTGCGACAAAACGCTTTGATGCAAACCAAAAAATTACCAACGAAGACTTCCAAACCATTTTAGAAGCAGGTCGCTTATCGCCAAGCTCTCTAGGATTTGAGCCGTGGCAATTTTTAGTGATTCAAAATAAAGACGTACGTGACGCATTAAAACCAATCAGCTGGGGCGCACAAGGTCAACTGGATACTGCCAGTCATTTCATTTTAATCCTTGCACGTAAGAATGTACGTCCAGGTAACGAATACGTTCACCAACTACTAAAGGATACAAAGCAAATGCCTGAAGATGTCATCGAGCAAATGATGACACGTACAACAGCATTCCAAGGTGATAACTTAAACTTATATGAAAGTGAACGCGCCTTATGGGATTGGGCAAGTAAACAAACCTATATTCCACTAGCTAACATGATGACCACAGCTGCTATGTTAGGTATCGATTCATGTCCGATTGAGGGATTTCAATACCAGGAGGTCGCACAACTCTTAAGCGACAAAGGATACTTTGATCGTTCGGTATTCGAGCCCTCTGTCATGGTCGCATTCGGCTATCGCGAGGAAGATCCTAAGCGCGAAAAAACACGTCGCCCTCAAGATGACGTCGTAAAGTGGATAGAATAA
- a CDS encoding tripartite tricarboxylate transporter TctB family protein gives MVRLIAPIVMLSIGIIYFILSLNVQISHIGHPHSPKFFPVLIATILIIMSLIYFFQELRQNDQTFESLKVLFSGIVLKRILATCLMILVYALIFERIGFLISTILFLGSIMFLINGIKHWLKNVLVAIIFSGVAWYTFSVLLNVSLP, from the coding sequence ATGGTAAGACTCATTGCACCAATTGTTATGTTATCGATTGGTATTATTTATTTTATTCTATCGCTTAATGTTCAAATTTCACATATAGGACATCCACATAGTCCTAAATTCTTTCCTGTCTTAATTGCTACTATCCTGATCATCATGAGCCTTATTTATTTTTTTCAAGAATTACGCCAAAACGATCAAACATTTGAATCTCTCAAAGTATTATTTTCAGGAATCGTATTGAAGCGTATCCTTGCCACTTGTCTGATGATTTTAGTTTATGCGCTTATTTTTGAAAGGATAGGTTTTCTAATATCTACTATTTTATTTTTAGGCTCCATCATGTTTTTAATTAATGGGATTAAACATTGGTTAAAAAATGTTTTGGTCGCCATCATATTTTCTGGAGTCGCATGGTACACATTTTCAGTACTATTGAATGTCAGCTTACCATAA
- a CDS encoding tripartite tricarboxylate transporter substrate binding protein, whose amino-acid sequence MIFIGVFVLVSCSPNQSSHSKSSFPDQNIEIIAPASPGGGWDTTARAIQKIMQDENLTDQNITVVNKPGGGGEIGWQYLASRPSTSIAINSSLLLSNHELGLSDLNNDSFTPIAILATEWISLSASKKSNLQSGKEVMEKLKDNPKSLTIGVAPGLGNNDHLAFVKAAQSYGVDVQNLDFLVYKSGGDLQTALLGGHVDIASTAVSEVKEQHQVGKLKILATTSDERIKGLEDVPTWKEQGLDIVFPHWRGIMGPSDMTHAEIQYWDETIKKVVDSKQWETIRENNDWDDFYKDSKDSKAFLDKQQEQYKQLIQDAGF is encoded by the coding sequence ATGATTTTTATTGGGGTTTTTGTGTTAGTTTCATGCAGTCCAAATCAGTCATCTCATTCAAAATCAAGCTTTCCAGATCAAAATATTGAAATTATTGCTCCCGCTTCTCCTGGGGGCGGATGGGACACAACAGCTCGTGCTATTCAAAAAATAATGCAAGATGAAAATTTAACAGATCAAAATATCACGGTAGTCAATAAACCTGGTGGTGGCGGCGAAATAGGCTGGCAGTATTTGGCATCACGTCCTTCAACTTCCATAGCTATTAACTCAAGTTTATTGTTGTCAAACCATGAACTAGGCCTTAGTGATTTAAACAATGACAGCTTTACACCGATAGCTATTTTGGCTACTGAATGGATTAGTTTATCTGCTTCGAAAAAGTCGAATCTCCAGTCTGGTAAGGAAGTTATGGAAAAACTCAAAGACAATCCCAAATCACTTACGATTGGCGTCGCACCCGGTCTAGGCAACAATGACCACTTAGCATTCGTCAAAGCAGCTCAATCATATGGCGTAGATGTCCAAAATCTTGATTTTCTCGTCTACAAAAGTGGCGGTGATTTACAAACTGCACTTCTCGGTGGACATGTCGATATTGCTTCAACTGCAGTATCCGAAGTCAAAGAACAACATCAAGTCGGCAAATTAAAAATTCTTGCTACAACCTCAGATGAAAGAATTAAAGGTCTTGAAGATGTTCCTACTTGGAAAGAACAAGGTCTCGATATTGTATTTCCTCATTGGCGCGGTATCATGGGCCCATCAGATATGACTCATGCTGAAATTCAATACTGGGACGAAACAATTAAGAAAGTCGTCGATAGCAAACAATGGGAAACAATAAGGGAAAACAACGACTGGGACGATTTTTATAAAGATAGCAAAGATTCAAAAGCCTTTTTAGACAAACAACAAGAACAATACAAGCAACTTATTCAAGACGCAGGATTTTAA